The following are encoded in a window of Lampris incognitus isolate fLamInc1 chromosome 15, fLamInc1.hap2, whole genome shotgun sequence genomic DNA:
- the znf292b gene encoding zinc finger protein 292b — protein MADDEADQVRSCRSSTSAIGALRQRLQELQEVLIKDGTDSPVQSSSRYCQDFCRTLLEYAGSWKVEDDPLPLVEVYSVSLLSYAQASPYLCPQCENVPIVVERLSLSFLELLLSLKENVPDGLWKEFKSSVQWAHAKLQENGITQLSMLAVMAQYTGVWTSSVLHSILTNQESQREQVEEFLALEGPVLLEMRVKQLIKGNHMVQASLLAKMCCEYSAFEGKGHFKQMHLVCLCATSERDQLMEELSKVDCHDALEMICNLESEGDDSAAFSLCSAFLTRQLLQGDAYCSWELTLFWSKLLKRLEPSEQAFLERCRQMSILSKTVFHLLFLIKVIQSEIDNIGLPVCIEMCIRALQMESNDGNTKASVCKTVSCLLPADLEVKRACQLTEFLLEPTVDSYYAVETLYNEPDQKLEEENMPVPNSLRCELLLVFKTQWPFDPEFWDWKTLKRHCLALMGEEASIVSSIDLLNDCESPGDLEALSQEGFRDVTDCFVNATNELKEIKDKRLKNREAKKLREKGFISARFRNWQAYMQYCVLCDKEFLGHRIVRHAQTHYKGGIYSCPICVETFTSKDTLVPHVASHVKQSSKERLTAMKTNMKLANPKTTAPVIAALKTKTENQLYAKDNSDLQGHNVGSTHTVQSREAGFKVESSEVNICPVGNCRKSFKYLKNLLAHVRAHGDNEEAKCYLEMQSKKVACQYCRRQFVNVTHLNDHLQVHCGTKPYICIQLNCKASFLSNSELLVHRKEHAVFRARCMFPNCGKIFNEAFQLYDHEARHYKTFTCKVPDCGKVFHSQTQLDLHQKEHATKETESPASGQQTSLDSDLGPSLIERMLSDLTPLTQEFSQDSENCITESPNQLDPERVANSIESFLTSSSQDPVETLGQYTTKSEPSQTQCSDNPVIQPSMDSNFFDPKRHGDSSEGHSFGYLSAATQSQIVPSFEAATSDLSHTCHTNAVQGHPQVFSGNENAGSMMYNSDCNISLPEHFQVLCADNLLAAGPSQNSIPTPVSQPLPPVVTPLPPSGNRTENSVIYLNNSAPPAGEKERHHCAFETCTRHYSSYRSVTKHMKAVHPEFYDQWKLAKRNNKPSRVAPLSMPSVVNPNSVEPLQNQQGNGILMQSVQRQNTIHPPLYPNMVGSSNYAAMPSHPLPIQNQNGPILMENILNPIVLSQLGSSHTVLPGQVATTEQWHSTPENGQIPNSSQVYPSNIQMLPQTDSPGDALSLCIPSCPNMGSSVSRSTEPLPSPQIENRSQSLLPSYMNSTKGLSHQVGDCLQHYTSQALSNSVSNPVALETTTKTTHLMQPMQSDLTPSSCTRQANRKRENNVTSENCPAAPKRRNSRTKWPAIIRNNKFICCRCYREFTSPKSLGGHLSKRSHCKPFNEPVQGAELPVSFLEFLNSEQTVNNSQPQSSYPSAVYQETPCQSVTSGSTSPKDFAPPIYSQADLPSFGNEEPNDDILKQIMADADMADLFEPPAVTQQMFQNPCGPYGAVEHLPERSVIQHTGNIQMRKEDESYTSHYPQSCVAAFTSNDFPDPLLSQILSDGSPAGPHSNLPKNEVNSGGVISTGHLSAMKGVTPDIISNLGKQAPCPDSQQGPASTNDSQAETQKKGAKQNVKKKLREQILAGDFQRRKTLRHTVNADPNTISKSPVSFGPALHISKNSGQHQIPEDSKNGTTAGEHTIQTNFVTTPASPDDIQQLLNTESFTHFREPSTPCEILTPISIVANDGDIEPTQSSASPQQWIIEIQSAFEKLDLVRETSGQTSSSMTPVGNNVRSETESAKVNSLTTVFSAFVKPFACENDNCTFRSMSADALFKHLIRNHNYSLPMINSFKKRYGKFAPFSCQKCSKAFTRNSNLRAHYLSAHRLSFDEIASLDIKSKLARAVRNPRYQKQPISGGNPAPVACDSMPSHSLTQEGMPPYSHRDANKKEYPSPAFGQNSSTSLKKQRLHDDNHSTGIHPLQTVAMHNQDLASTLKPQGYTEVLSPLQEGPGAEQLSDRQHRPLSKSPTHLPAQQAAAHSQKVSTVTTQDISAPPQASVPESPDKQSNINKQNLVKMNFENPNLEVTKKAKEKKQESNNGFNPYRPYRCVHQGCVAAFTIQHNLILHYRAIHQTALSALGVNKELDQPEALNESKDHEEEEPESEINQVSEFRCQEKDCSRVFQQFPSLLQHYLQLHKFSLEKVGVLLSHINLGRFACDQQGCTASFTAFWKYIGHIKEKHENVQLSKPEQTNTLFRCDVEGCDRTYTTKSNLLRHTMKKHLEFYQLKLMNEQITKEDVKPNSKSLHYQINKTSNGKENIESNKKILQKGSDKRRVDKAKSNHWTQYGKPSLKSKEEASAMCTKKFTLQYPCLIKGCESVMNSERSVIKHYIGHGLPEKYLEEQRSHFIFCKKLARHRCHSNQSDDSKSDTTDLSETEDVDNTAIEVSKYEYSKPVLRKRVTTGIYASKQSNDESSEPSSDNSVVIKRKRGRPRKLIEKIVKRKRMPRSSRGHVVYHRDEESDSSSCPAMIQEDKTEQSAPLTAFKPMGFEMSFLKFLEQSNQSVYHLKRKMEVPGILKQTSSSYSHTKETWVEFSNRQNLKSLDKVRIIVDGAYSDVTELLLKQLQDMRPTVILEKND, from the exons ACATTATTGGAGTATGCAGGCAGCTGGAAAGTTGAGGACGACCCTCTTCCCTTGGTGGAAGTGTACTCAGTCTCCCTGCTGAGCTACGCCCAGGCCTCTCCGTACCTCTGCCCACAGTGTGAAAATGTTCCTATCGTGGTTGAAAGGCTTTCACT GAGTTTTCTGGAGCTTTTGCTTTCACTGAAAGAGAATGTTCCAGATGGCTTGTGGAAGGAATTCAAGTCATCTGTTCAG TGGGCCCATGCCAAGCTACAGGAGAATGGCATCACTCAGCTCTCCATGCTGGCTGTCATGGCCCAGTACACTGGTGTGTGGACCAGCAGTGTCCTGCACAGCATTCTGACCAACCAGGAGTCTCAGAGGGAACAAG tggaAGAGTTCTTGGCTTTAGAGGGGCCTGTCCTATTGGAGATGAGAGTGAAGCAACTCATAAAGGGGAACCACATGGTACAGGCATCGCTGTTAGCCAAGATGTGCTGCGAGTACTCTGCCTTTGAGGGGAAGGGACACTTCAAGCAGATGCACCTTGTCTGCCTCTGTGCTACCTCAGAACGGGATCagctgatggaggag CTGTCTAAAGTGGACTGCCATGATGCACTGGAGATGATTTGTAACCTTGAATCAGAGGGGGATGACAGCGCGGCCTTCAGCTTATGCTCCGCCTTCCTGACCCGCCAGCTTCTTCAAGGAGACGCCTATTGTTCTTG GGAGCTCACATTGTTCTGGAGCAAACTGCTCAAACGGCTGGAGCCCTCAGAGCAGGCCTTCCTGGAAAGATGCCGGCAGATGTCCATATTGTCCaaaactgtgtttcacctactgtttctcATCAAGGTCATTCAGTCAGAG ATTGACAACATTGGACTACCAGTGTGCATCGAAATGTGCATAAGGGCTTTGCAGATGGAATCAAATGATGGAAACACCAAGGCCTCTGTCTGTAAAACCGTTTCCTGTTTACTTCCTGCTGACCTGGAAGTCAAGCGAGCTTGCCAGCTGACAGAGTTCCTCCTGGAGCCCACAGTGGACTCCTATTATGCTGTAGAAACTCTTTACAATGAACCTGATCAAAAGCTTGAGGAAGAGAACATGCCAGTGCCCAACTCGCTACGCTGTGAACTTCTACTGGTTTTTAAGACCCAGTGGCCTTTTGATCCAGAGTTCTGGGACTGGAAAACCCTGAAACGCCATTGTTTAGCCCTCATGGGTGAGGAGGCCTCAATAGTTTCATCCATTGACTTGCTAAATGACTGTGAGAGCCCAGGGGACCTTGAGGCACTCAGTCAAGAAGGGTTCAGGGATGTTACAGACTGCTTTGTCAATGCCACTAATGAGCTAAAGGAAATCAAAGACAAGAGGCTAAAAAACAGAGAAGCAAAGAAACTGAGAGAAAAGGGTTTCATATCTGCCAGATTTAGAAACTGGCAGGCATATATGCAGTACTGTGTTTTGTGTGACAAGGAGTTTCTGGGTCACCGGATTGTACGCCATGCACAGACTCATTACAAAGGTGGAATCTATAGCTGCCCAATATGTGTTGAGACCTTTACCTCAAAAGACACATTGGTTCCCCATGTAGCTTCACATGTGAAACAGTCTTCCAAGGAAAGGTTGACTGCAATGAAAACCAATATGAAACTGGCTAACCCCAAAACAACTGCTCCAGTTATCGCAGCACTGAAGACCAAGACAGAAAATCAGCTTTATGCAAAGGACAATAGTGATTTACAAGGGCATAATGTAggatcaacacacacagtccaatCCAGAGAAGCAGGATTTAAGGTGGAAAGCAGTGAGGTAAATATATGCCCTGTTGGAAACTGCAGAAAGAGCTTCAAATATTTAAAGAACCTACTAGCGCATGTTAGGGCTCATGGGGACAATGAGGAGGCAAAGTGTTACCTTGAAATGCAGAGCAAAAAGGTTGCTTGTCAGTACTGTCGTCGTCAGTTTGTTAATGTCACTCACCTTAATGATCATTTGCAAGTCCACTGTGGCACAAAACCTTACATTTGCATACAGTTGAACTGTAAGGCCAGTTTCCTGTCTAATTCAGAGCTCCTCGTACATAGGAAGGAACATGCTGTATTTAGAGCCAGATGCATGTTTCCAAACTGCGGAAAGATTTTTAATGAAGCCTTCCAACTATATGATCATGAGGCACGGCATTATAAAACATTTACCTGTAAAGTCCCTGACTGTGGAAAGGTTTTCCATTCTCAAACTCAGCTGGATCTGCACCAGAAGGAACATGCTACTAAAGAGACAGAAAGCCCAGCTTCTGGGCAACAGACTTCCCTAGATTCAGACCTCGGGCCTTCACTGATAGAACGAATGCTCTCGGATCTCACTCCCCTCACACAGGAGTTCTCCCAGGACTCAGAGAATTGTATCACAGAAAGCCCCAATCAACTGGACCCTGAAAGGGTAGCAAATTCCATTGAGAGCTTTCTAACATCATCTTCTCAAGATCCTGTGGAAACTTTGGGACAATATACCACCAAAAGTGAGCCCAGTCAGACACAATGTTCAGATAATCCTGTTATTCAGCCCTCCATGGATTCTAATTTCTTTGACCCAAAAAGACATGGAGATAGCTCTGAGGGTCATTCATTTGGTTATTTAAGTGCAGCTACACAAAGTCAAATTGTACCGTCTTTTGAAGCTGCTACAAGTGACTTGTCACATACCTGTCATACAAATGCAGTGCAAGGCCATCCACAGGTGTTTTCTGGCAATGAAAATGCCGGGTCGATGATGTACAACTCTGACTGTAACATATCATTGCCGGAACACTTCCAGGTCCTGTGTGCTGACAACCTGCTAGCGGCAGGCCCTTCCCAGAATAGCATACCTACACCTGTGTCACAACCACTTCCACCAGTAGTAACCCCCTTGCCACCCTCTGGAAATAGAACCGAGAACTCAGTGATATACTTGAATAATTCAGCTCCCCCTGCAGGTGAGAAGGAGCGACATCACTGTGCATTTGAAACATGCACAAGGCACTACAGCTCTTATAGAAGTGTTACCAAGCACATGAAAGCTGTTCACCCAGAATTCTATGATCAATGGAAACTGGCCAAGAGAAACAACAAGCCATCACGGGTTGCACCATTGAGCATGCCGTCTGTCGTCAATCCAAACTCTGTTGAGCCACTTCAGAACCAACAAGGCAATGGCATCTTGATGCAAAGTGTTCAGCGACAGAACACTATCCATCCACCACTATATCCAAACATGGTTGGGAGTTCAAACTATGCTGCCATGCCTTCCCATCCCCTACCTATACAAAACCAGAATGGCCCTATACTCATGGAAAATATCTTAAATCCAATTGTTCTCTCTCAGTTAGGAAGCTCTCATACCGTATTACCAGGTCAAGTAGCAACAACTGAGCAATGGCATTCAACACCTGAAAATGGACAAATTCCAAACTCCTCCCAGGTCTATCCGTCTAACATACAAATGCTTCCACAAACGGATTCTCCTGGTGACGCACTGTCACTCTGTATTCCATCATGCCCTAATATGGGATCCAGTGTGAGCAGATCAACAGAGCCCCTGCCATCACCACAGATTGAAAACAGGTCCCAGTCTTTGCTGCCCTCTTACATGAACAGTACAAAAGGTTTATCTCATCAAGTAGGAGATTGTCTTCAACACTATACATCACAAGCACTAAGCAATTCTGTCTCGAATCCCGTAGCCCtagaaacaacaacaaagacAACGCATTTAATGCAACCTATGCAGTCAGATTTGACACCCTCAAGTTGCACACGCCAAGCAAACCGTAAAAGAGAAAATAATGTCACTTCTGAAAACTGTCCTGCAGCTCCAAAGCGAAGAAACAGTAGAACCAAGTGGCCTGCCATTATTAGAAATAACAAATTTATTTGTTGCAGGTGTTATAGAGAATTTACCAGTCCTAAGTCCCTTGGGGGCCATCTGTCCAAGCGTTCACATTGCAAACCATTTAATGAGCCAGTTCAAGGTGCAGAGTTGCCTGTTTCATTTCTTGAGTTCCTCAATTCAGAGCAGACGGTGAACAACTCTCAGCCACAGTCATCTTATCCCTCTGCAGTATATCAGGAGACACCTTGTCAGTCGGTTACAAGTGGTTCAACAAGCCCAAAAGATTTTGCCCCACCTATTTATTCCCAAGCTGATTTGCCATCATTTGGCAATGAGGAACCAAATGATGATATTCTTAAGCAAATCATGGCTGATGCAGATATGGCTGATCTGTTTGAGCCACCAGCTGTTACTCAGCAGATGTTCCAAAATCCATGTGGTCCCTATGGAGCTGTTGAGCATTTGCCAGAGAGATCAGTCATCCAGCACACTGGCAACATCCAGATGAGGAAGGAGGATGAATCTTACACATCTCATTACCCTCAGTCTTGTGTAGCTGCATTTACTAGTAATGACTTCCCTGACCCACTTCTTTCTCAGATCCTGTCAGACGGCTCACCTGCTGGCCCTCATAGTAACCTTCCCAAAAACGAGGTTAACTCTGGAGGGGTGATCAGCACTGGGCACCTCTCAGCAATGAAAGGGGTGACACCAGATATCATCTCAAATCTGGGGAAGCAGGCACCCTGCCCTGATTCCCAGCAGGGTCCAGCATCAACAAATGACAGTCAAGCTGAGACACAGAAGAAGGGTGCCAAACAAAATGTGAAGAAGAAATTGCGGGAGCAGATTTTGGCTGGGGACTTTCAACGTAGAAAAACTTTACGTCATACAGTCAACGCTGACCCTAACACCATTTCCAAAAGTCCGGTGTCATTTGGTCCAGCATTACATATTTCAAAAAACAGTGGACAGCATCAAATCCCTGAAGATTCAAAGAATGGCACAACTGCTGGGGAACACACTATTCAAACAAACTTCGTAACCACTCCTGCCTCCCCTGATGATATTCAGCAACTGCTGAACACAGAGAGTTTTACTCATTTCAGAGAACCCTCAACCCCGTGTGAGATACTAACCCCAATCAGCATAGTTGCAAATGATGGAGATATTGAGCCTACTCAGTCATCTGCAAGCCCACAACAATGGATCATAGAAATTCAGAGTGCATTTGAAAAGCTTGACTTGGTCAGAGAGACCTCTGGTCAGACATCCTCCTCCATGACACCAGTTGGCAATAATGTGCGCAGTGAGACAGAGTCAGCAAAGGTCAATTCCCTTACCACAGTTTTCTCCGCATTTGTCAAGCCGTTTGCTTGTGAAAATGACAACTGCACATTTAGGTCCATGTCAGCGGATGCCCTTTTTAAACATCTCATCAGAAATCACAATTACTCACTTCCCATGATAaattcttttaaaaaaagatatgGTAAATTTGCCCCTTTCAGctgccaaaaatgcagtaaagcaTTTACCCGTAATTCAAACCTCCGCGCTCATTATCTGTCAGCTCACAGATTGTCTTTTGACGAAATAGCATCTCTAGACATAAAGAGCAAGCTGGCCAGAGCTGTGAGAAATCCCCGTTACCAAAAACAGCCAATCAGTGGTGGAAACCCAGCTCCAGTGGCTTGTGATAGTATGCCTTCTCATTCGTTAACACAGGAGGGCATGCCTCCATATTCACATCGAGATGCAAATAAAAAAGAATATCCATCACCAGCTTTTGGACAGAATTCCAGCACAAGCTTAAAGAAGCAGAGATTGCATGATGACAATCACTCCACAGGAATTCATCCCCTACAAACAGTTGCCATGCACAATCAAGATTTGGCATCCACACTGAAGCCACAAGGCTACACAGAGGTTTTATCACCCCTGCAAGAAGGCCCTGGTGCAGAACAATTGTCAGATAGACAGCATAGACCCCTCTCTAAAAGCCCAACTCATTTGCCTGCGCAACAAGCTGCAGCCCATTCACAGAAAGTGTCAACTGTGACTACCCAAGATATCTCTGCTCCCCCTCAAGCTAGTGTGCCTGAGTCTCCAGACAAACAATCCAACATCAACAAGCAGAACTTGGTAAAAATGAACTTTGAGAATCCAAACTTAGAAGTAACTAAGAAGGCAAAAGAGAAAAAACAAGAGTCAAATAATGGCTTTAACCCCTACAGACCTTATCGCTGCGTACATCAAGGATGTGTAGCAGCCTTTACAATCCAGCACAATTTAATTCTCCACTATAGAgccattcatcaaactgctctgtCAGCACTGGGGGTAAACAAAGAGCTGGATCAACCTGAGGCACTGAATGAGTCAAAAGACCATGAAGAGGAGGAACCTGAGAGTGAGATCAACCAGGTCTCAGAATTCAGATGCCAGGAGAAGGACTGTTCACGAGTTTTCCAACAATTTCCCAGCCTTTTGCAGCATTACCTCCAGCTCCACAAATTCAGCTTGGAAAAGGTTGGTGTTCTCCTTTCCCACATCAACCTCGGCAGGTTTGCTTGCGATCAGCAGGGATGTACAGCATCTTTTACTGCTTTCTGGAAGTACATTGGACacatcaaagaaaagcatgagaatGTGCAACTCTCAAAACCTGAACAGACAAACACGCTATTCAGGTGTGATGTTGAAGGGTGTGACCGCACATACACCACAAAGTCCAACTTGCTCAGACATACGATGAAAAAGCATCTTGAATTTTACCAGTTAAAACTGATGAATGAGCAGATAACAAAAGAGGACGTGAAGCCGAACTCCAAGAGCTTGCACTACCAAATTAACAAGACAAGCAACGGCAAAGAGAACATTGAGAGCAATAAAAAGATCTTGCAGAAGGGAAGTGACAAAAGGAGAGTCGACAAGGCAAAAAGCAATCACTGGACTCAATATGGAAAGCCCTCTTTAAAATCTAAAGAAGAGGCATCTGCAATGTGCACAAAAAAATTTACTCTGCAGTACCCCTGTTTGATAAAGGGTTGCGAATCTGTTATGAATTCAGAGCGAAGCGTCATTAAACATTACATAGGACATGGGCTCCCGGAGAAGTACTTGGAGGAGCAAAGGAGCCACTTCATATTCTGCAAAAAGCTTGCCAGACACAGGTGTCATTCAAACCAGAGTGATGACTCCAAATCTGATACCACCGATCTGTCAGAGACTGAAGATGTAGACAACACTGCCATAGAAGTAAGCAAGTATGAATATTCCAAGCCTGTCTTGCGTAAAAGAGTTACCACGGGGATCTATGCCAGCAAACAGTCAAATGACGAAAGTTCAGAACCCAGTTCTGACAACTCTGTAGTGATCAAACGCAAAAGGGGGCGTCCGCGAAAGCTGATCGAAAAAATTGTGAAACGCAAGAGGATGCCGAGGTCGTCAAGAGGTCACGTTGTTTATCACAGGGATGAAGAATCGGACTCCTCGTCCTGCCCTGCCATGATACAGGAGGACAAGACTGAGCAGAGTGCTCCCTTAACAGCTTTTAAACCCATGGGATTTGAAATGTCTTTCTTGAAATTCTTGGAACAATCCAACCAATCGGTATATCACTTGAAGAGGAAAATGGAGGTGCCAGGAATATTAAAACAGACATCCAGTTCATATTCACACACCAAAGAAACCTGGGTTGAGTTCAGCAACCGTCAAAATTTAAAATCTCTGGATAAGGTTAGAATTATTGTTGATGGGGCCTATTCAGATGTCACTGAGCTACTGCTGAAACAATTGCAGGATATGCGACCCACAGTGATATTGGAAAAAAATGACTAG